Proteins encoded by one window of Anopheles maculipalpis chromosome 2RL, idAnoMacuDA_375_x, whole genome shotgun sequence:
- the LOC126568088 gene encoding differentially expressed in FDCP 6-like: protein MATLLKNVTNSICHAFNALQQNRDGFVSKSKLKVLTANIATLLDLYGVERGLDHFRSTATLNFEHYRYYLAQEVFAGVSNELPLAALRNYETKIDEVCWLVCRMNFPANDQYYTEEAVYKLFRIFCLVADLSTDASEPDLYAVKIHPMEAFIIIKHLLNALGLNYDGDGKYDYLRTSDQSLEFGELLEMLRFKNYDKVNDYRESICEAIGDMYQTLIEDVIKKGYLFRRGYVLPTFREYFFVLQPCELSYYKHPADREVCGTIVLDSRFMVKPAGNPSSGKQEKVQRFTLVSGDRTYELGTPDHKTRLQWIAALQLAITYSTGREGFQRDTVNRRKQQREAEQRRRREEEQLRSQHLRRLEETHVQLEREKQARLAAESQARQYEAVAREDSRRVAELEDVKLCLEKMLEDEIQAKRDEEIVRALQARVLAEEWEKREELEQLQAEQKSLLEQERQKRMEFEHRQQENEQKLFQAEGMLRQLEEERKRLDRELKLARQKIQLSEDNKGIVEAKLQAMSPTYRTSAGEFMIRRTQSFVAADRPVLVAGTRASHRFS, encoded by the exons ATGGCAACATTGCTGAAGAACGTTACCAACAGTATATGCCATGCGTTCAATGCATTGCAGCAGAATCGTGATGGATTTGTGAGCAAGTCTAAGCTAAAG GTGCTAACGGCAAACATCGCAACACTGCTGGATCTTTACGGTGTGGAGCGTGGACTGGATCATTTCCGCTCGACGGCAACGCTGAACTTTGAGCATTATCGATACTATTTGGCACAGGAGGTGTTTGCCGGTGTATCCAATGAGTTGCCACTGGCGGCATTACGCAATTATGAAACCAAAATCGATGAG GTCTGTTGGTTGGTGTGTCGGATGAATTTCCCGGCGAACGATCAGTACTACACGGAGGAAGCCGTTTACAAGCTGTTCCGCATATTCTGTCTCGTGGCCGACCTATCCACCGATGCGTCCGAGCCCGACCTTTACGCGGTGAAGATTCACCCGATGGAGgcgttcatcatcatcaagcatCTGCTGAATGCGCTCGGATTGAACTATGACGGTGATGGCAAGTACGACTACCTGCGCACGTCCGATCAGTCGCTTGAGTTTGGTGAGTTGCTGGAGATGTTGCGCTTCAAGAACTACGATAAGGTGAATGATTACCGCGAGTCGATCTGCGAGGCGATCGGCGACATGTACCAAACGCTGATCGAGGACGTCATCAAGAAGGGTTATCTGTTTCGGCGTGGCTATGTGCTGCCGACGTTCCGCGAGTACTTTTTTGTGCTGCAGCCCTGCGAGCTTTCGTACTACAAACATCCAGCAGATCGTGAGGTTTGTGGTACGATCGTGCTAGACTCTCGCTTCATGGTGAAGCCGGCGGGTAATCCGAGCTCGGGCAAACAGGAAAAGGTACAGCGCTTCACGCTTGTTTCGGGCGATCGGACGTATGAGTTGGGAACGCCCGATCACAAAACGCGACTACAGTGGATCGCAGCGCTCCAGCTGGCGATAACGTACTCGACGGGGCGCGAGGGCTTCCAGCGTGACACAGTCAATAGACGGAAGCAGCAGCGTGAGGCGGAGCAGCGCCGCCGGCGAGAGGAGGAGCAGCTTCGCAGCCAACATCTACGCCGGCTAGAGGAAACACATGTGCAGCTGGAGCGGGAGAAACAAGCCCGCTTAGCGGCCGAATCACAGGCACGTCAGTATGAAGCGGTTGCGCGGGAAGATTCGAGGCGTGTGGCCGAGCTGGAGGATGTAAAGCTGTGTCTGGAGAAGATGCTGGAGGATGAAATACAGGCCAAACGGGACGAGGAGATTGTGCGTGCGTTACAGGCACGAGTTTTAGCCGAGGAGTGGGAAAAGCGTGAAGAGTTGGAACAGTTGCAGGCGGAACAGAAGAGTCTGCTGGAGCAGGAGCGTCAGAAGCGGATGGAGTTCGAACATCGACAGCAGGAGAATGAGCAGAAGTTGTTCCAGGCGGAAGGTATGCTGAGGCAGCTGGAAGAAGAACGGAAACGGCTCGATCGCGAACTAAAGTTGGCCCGTCAGAAGATACAGCTGTCAGAGGATAATAAGGGCATTGTGGAGGCAAAACTACAG gCCATGTCACCCACCTATCGGACCAGCGCTGGAGAGTTTATGATCCGCCGTACGCAATCGTTCGTGGCAGCTGATCGACCAGTGCTAGTAGCCGGTACCAGAGCGTCCCATCGGTTTAGCTAG